Genomic segment of Granulicella aggregans:
AAAAGCGTAAAAGATTAGCAGGCCCAGCGCGATGTCGAGACATACATTCGGCCAGAACGACCACTCGTGAGATGTCTGGTGGGCTAGCAGAGCCTCGATATAGGTTCCATGAAGGGCTACGCCGCTGATCTCACCAGCGGGACTGAGGTGCTGGTCGACGGGTTCACCCCGGCCCTGCTCAGCCCTCCAACGGCCGCCGATCAAGACGACGTGACCATTACAGGCAGACATTGCTTTGTAGGTTGCATTAGCCAATTCCGCAAAATCGATTCGACTTGGGGCGAAGTCGAGCTCGGGTAAGAACGTGCCGAAGACCTCTGCACCTGGGGTGGCATCCTCAGGATCGGAGAGGATGTTGTCCGAACTCTTCGCAGCCTTCGCGATCTTGTATGCAAAAGAATCGACCGCTTTTCGGCGACCATCCGGGCCTCGCACATCCAGGGTTACAGAAATTTGCCGCTTATCGTTAGGCAAATTGATGTATCCAAATCCCGTGCAACGAGGACCGATGCATTTCGATGGATCTAAATCATCAAGCGAGTACAGTGGCGGTAACTGACTTGCTGGATCATCTTCTTTTTGTCCCAGATCGCGATATAGAACGCTACCAAGAATCACCGGAACTCCATGATTTGTAGCAAAGCGGATAGCTTTGGCAAGTGCCTCGTTATCGCTCCACTTTGACAGGTCGGGAGTATCGCAATCCAACGGATATGGCACTGCTGTCGGACCGGGAGCAGCGTCCCCGAGCGAAAGGCAGGGCTGCGCAGGGGCCACTGTCGGCAATACAGCTTGGCTGCATCTGCATGATGTTTGACGTTGCACAACTGCCGCAGAGTCTTGAGGTTGCGTTCTTCTGGGATCGTCTCCCTCAGGGTTTAGAGGCTTCAATAGTTCTACATCGATTCCGATAACGCTAGCTCTGGTCCGTAATTGTGCAGCGTGCAAGATCAGCTTGGCCAGTTGCTTCCGATCTGTTGGAATATTCCCATACATGTAATTCCAATGAGCTTGGTCATCGATATAGACCAGTCGAACGTATTCATTCTTGAGTGGGATCGCTCGCCAGGTAATAGGCTGATAAAGCCGCATTTGAAGATCCAAGTTGACATCGCGTAGCTCCCGCAGGGTATCCACTAAAGCTTTGGTTACCGGATGCATGGGGTCAATCTGCCTATTCAAGAACTTGCCCCCTGAGATCAGCAGGTTCCATAAGGCGACCAGCCCAAAGACGACGATCACAGAGGGCTTTGCGAAGTCCTTGAGCGGCATACTATCCGACACCCGAGACCAGGCCACAATAACCCGTTGACGCCTTTCCCGGAAGTGGTGCTGTGCAAGCCGGAAACATTTCACCATGAACGTCGAAGTCTCCCTTCAGATCGAATTCACAACTTCACTTATGAAGAGGGCGATGATAATATTCCGCGTCTACACTATAGTTGGCAAACCGAAGCAATCCAAGAGAAACTCTTTGAAGTCGTTGGAGAATCCAATTTCCTGATCCTGCCCAGGCAGGAGAGGCTAGATGCCCATGCCCCGACGATGCTGAACCTGGGTTGCTTCGGGCGCAACAACGCTTGGAGATGTGAGTGCGTTGTCCTGAGCGATGACGTTGGCAGTGGTATCGATCTGCTTTTGTTGTGGAAGGCTGGTGGGATTCTTGAGAGCCTGGGCCGGGCTCGATCCATCGGACGTGTAGACGCTCACTTCTCTTCCGCTACGTGCGAGCGAGGCTATCTCTCTCTGGCTCTCAAGCGCCGCCTCTTGCGTTACGATGATCCGCTCGGGCGCTCCAGCTCTGATACCTTCGACTGCGTAACCGTGTTCGATGTGCTGGGCCTGCCTTTGGTCGAGATGGACTGTTTTGCCTTTATCGAGCTGGACATCTAGTTCCCTGCTCTCGCTGATTGCGGTGACCGTGCCAAACTCACCCTTTCTAATGGCGAGTTCCGCCATAGCCGATGTGATTTGTATCCGTTCGCCCTGAGCGATCTCTCGTTGCTCGACTCGGTAGACAGCGCTTTCCGCCGTCATCGTTTTGGTGAGGTGCGGACTATAGGTAGCCCAATCACCCGTCGAAATTTGAACCGTGAGCGCATTCTTTTGTGGATTACTCGCTAGAACCGTTCCAACGCTGTTGTGATTGATTCCGTGGAGTTCGGGGCTTCCCTGCCCGTACTGGATGAGGTCGCCGGGTGTGTACTGTGCGGCTAACTTTGCGTTGGTTATGGGCTGCTCGACGTGGACGGTAAGCGATTTGCTGTCTGGCGAGAGTGTCCCCTGTGCCTGGAGATCGGCGCGAATGAGCTGGTTTAGCTCTTGGCGTTCCGCCCGATCTGGTGCAACGATGACGCTACTGTCGGGTCGCTGCATGTAGGCGGTGGCGACGGCGGCGATGCGATGATTCGGGTCTGAGTATTGGTGTACTTCGGGTTCGACAGTTGGGCGGCGGGGGGCGACCACAGGCTGCCGAAAATCAACCGCGGCGGTTTTGCTGACATCGGTCGCGAGTCGTGCTCCCAGAGTTTCGGCATCATTGGTGTAGATTCGAGCGTCCGTCTCCGCGCGAGAGATCGTGACGTAGGCGAGCCTTGTGTTGATGAGATTTCTTGAGGAATCTGTATCGATATTGACGATGACGCGGCCCTCGGTAAGCCCTTGCGAGACGTGCGAGGTCACAGCGTAACCATGATCGATGTGCCGCATTTGCGCTGGATCGAAGCTGACGGTGCGGTCCTCTTTCCCGTCCATGCGGACGGTGAGCTGGCCGGGTTCGATTTTCGTGATGGTGCCGAGATCCCGGTTCGCGACATTTAGGTCTTTGTCTGTGGCGGTGAACTGTAGACGGTCGCCTGTGGCAAACTCACGCGGCTCCTCCCTGTAAACGTTCACCCCTGACAAGCGACGTGGATCGTACGATACACTTTGCCCGTCCTGCCTCGTTACCGTAATGGTGTTGTCGCGGGCGCTGGTGGAAGTGACGACGGATAGGCTAAAGACAGCGGCTCGGGGACCCTTAGCCAGCGGTATTATTTGTAACAGAGCCCCTTTAGGTGATTCTTCAATTTGGTTCATTTGCTATCCTTTCAGGTATCTTGCGTGTTGTACTGTCCAAAACCTTGGAGCAGCAGGGCTGTAGTCTTTCGCTCGCAAAAAGGCTTACCGCTCAGTGGTCCACGAAGTCGAGAGTTGCTCTCCGTCGTTGAAGCCTTATCCCAATCCAATGCGGCTGCCGGTGTGTGGTGACGTCGACGAGGTGCCCAACTTAATTCCTTTCTGCTGCGTCCTCCCAGACGACACTACCAGCCGCCCCCAAGCGCGTTATAGAGTTGCACCAGCGAAAGCGCTTCCTGCTGCTGCGCGGTCTTGAGGGTCAGCTCGGACGTGTAGAGATTGGCGTCATTGGTCAAGACCTCGAGATAGCTGGTGGCTCCAGCCTGATAGCGCATACGCGCCAGCCGAACTGCATCACGAGTGGCTTCCGTCTGTTTCTCCTGTTTTTCGCGGTATTCGCGGGTCTTGCTGTACGCAACGAGAGCGTTGTCGACATCGCGAAGGGCGCCGGCGATCGTCTGCCGATAGGTATCGACGAGTTCCTGATCTTCGGCCTTTGCGTAATGGAGATTGTTGGTTAGCTTGCCGCCTTCGAAGATCGGCTGGCTCACCGAGCCGAACGCATAGTAGTAAAGATTTTTCGATTCGACGATTCCCTTGAGCTGGCTTGTACTCGTTCCGCCCGTACCGGAGAGCGAGAGCTGAGGAAAGAACTGGGCCTTTGCGACGCCGATGTTTGCGTTTGCCTGGACGAGCAGCTCCTCAGCTCGGCGGATATCGGGACGACGCTCGAGAAGATCGGACGGCAGACCAACGGGAACCTCAGTTGGATGCGGAGCCTGGTCGATGGGAAGGCCGCGAGCGATCGGGCCAGGAGCGCGGCCGAGCAGAATGCAAAGGCTGTTTTCCTGCTGGGTGATCTGGCGTTCAAGATCGGGGATCTGTGCCTCAGCGGTGTATGCAAGCTCCTCTGCCTGACGCACGTCGACGAGGGAGTCGCTGCCTCCGGTTTCCAGCTTGTGCGTCAGTTCCAACGAATCCTTGCGAGCCTTGAGTTCGTCCTTGGCGATGGTCAGCTCGGAATCGAGCGTTCGGAGTTGGTAGTAGCTGGTGGCAACGTTCTCTACGAGCGTCGAATAGGTGGTCTGCTGCGCCCATCGGGTGGCGCGCAGGTAGGCGCGGGCTGCCTCGGTCTGACGACGATAGTAGCCCCAGAAGTCGAGGTTCCAGGCCACGGAGGCAGTCAAGCCGCCGGTGTAAATCTTCGTATGCCCCTGGTTGCTGTTCGCACCGTTGGAGTTTGAGCTGCCGCTGTTATTTCCCAGGCCGCTGAGCAGACCGCCGGGCAGCGCCACGGCGTCGTAGGTGCCTCCGAGGCTCACCGTCGGGTACTGGCCTGCCCTGGTGATGCCGACCTCCGCCTCCTGTTCGAGCACGCGGTCGGCCGCGATCTTTACGTCGTAGTTGTTCTTCAATGCCTCGGCGATGAGGGATTGAAGGACGGGGTCGGTGAAGATACTAGTGTACTTTTCGGCTCCAAGCGGAGTGCCAATGGGAATCACTTCGGGAGCGCCGCGGTAGGCCGCGGGCGTGTTGACGAGCGGCCGCTTGTAGTTGGGGCCGACCATGCAACCAGTGGCGGCAACGATAATCAGTGTTGCGGGAGCGAGTTTCCATTTCATGCCGCACCTACCTGTTGGGGAGCCGAATGAGGAGTGGAGTTATCTTCAGGCGGACCGGCATCGTGGGATGAGTCGAGGCCTGCGTTGTGCGAACTTCCGAGGCGCTGCGCGACGAGCTCGGCGAGAGAGAAGGTGGTGGGGACGAGGAAGATCGCGATGATGGTCGCGGCCAGCATGCCGCCGATGACGACGGTGCCTAGGATCTGACGCGAGACTCCGCCCGCTCCCGTAGCGAACCACAGGGGCACGCAGCCAAGGATGAACGCGAAGGCTGTCATCAGGATCGGCCGGAAGCGCAGACGGGCCGCTCCCATGGCCGACTCGAAGATGCTCTTGCCGTTCTCATACTCGTCCTTGGCGAACTCGACGATCAGGATCGCGTTCTTGGCGGAGAGGCCGATGAGCATGACCAGGCCGATCTGGGCGTAGACGTCGTTTTCCATGTGCCTCATGGTCAGCGCGAGGTATGCGCCGAATATCGCTACGGGTGTGCTGAGCAGCACGCCAAACGGCAACGACCAGCTCTCGTACTGCGCCGCAAGAATGAGGAAGCAGAGCAGAATGGAAATGGCGTAGACCACCCAGGCAGGGACACTCTTCTGCGCCTGCTGCTCCTGAAAGCTTAGGCCGGAGTAGTCCATCGCCATGCCGTCCGGCATTGTTTGGGCGAAGGTCTGTTCCAGCCCCTTCATGACTTGCCCGGTGCTGAAGCCGGGTTTTGCGACGATGGTGATCGAGGCCGCTTCGTGCTCGTTATAGCGCGTGATGAACTCGGGACCCGCGATGCGCCGGACCGTGGTGATGGCGGAGAGCGGAACTCGATTGCCATTGGCGGCGGTCACGTAGAACTGTCCGATATTGTCAATGTTCGTGCGCGTATCGCCTTCCGCTTCGACATAGGTCTGCCATTGACGTCCGAAGCGATTGAAGTAGTTGACCAGCGAGCCGCCGAGAAAGGCCTGCAGCGTCGTGTAGACGTCGCCGATATTTACCTGCTGCTGTGCGACTTTTTCGCGGTCGACGTCTACGTAGAGTTGCGGGACGGCGGGGAAGTAGGTTGGGATGGCAGCGGCGATCTCCGGCCGCTGGTTTAGCGCGCCGAGGAACTTGTATAGGTTGCCGGTAAGGAAGTTCGGGTCGGTCGAGTTAGAGCGATCTTCGAGCACCATGCTAACGCCACCCGACGTTCCCAGGCCGGGAATAGCTGGCGGCGCGAAGGAGAACGCTATCCCCTGCTTGACGCCGCCGAGAGTCTTCGAGAGGTTGGTCTGGATGACGGCGAACTGTTCCTCCTTGCTCTTGCGGGCGTCCCAGTCCTTGAGCGTGACGAAGAAGAAGGCGTTGTAGGTGCTCTGCGTCTGCGAGAGCAGACTGAAGCCCACGACGGAGACGACGGATTGAACGCCCGGCACCTGGTGCAGAGCGTCTTCGACCGACTTCGCGGCGTCGGTGGTGCGCTCGAGACTGGCGCCCTGCGGCAGTTGCAGGTTGACGAAGGCATACCCCTGATCCTCAGTTGGCAGGAAGCCGCCGGGCAGGCCTTTTCCGAGCAGGAGCACCACGGCGCTTAGTCCAAGGATGATGATGATGCCGACAATCGACTTGCGCACGAGCCATCCCGAGAGGCCAACATAGCCGTTGGTCGCCCTCTCGAAGAGCTTGTTAAAGCCGTTGAAGAAGCGGCCCAGGAGACCGGGCTTGGCGTTCTTATCCGTGGGTTTCAGGAGCAGGGCGCAAAGGGCGGGGCTTAGCGTAAGCGCGTTGAACGCGGAGAACAGGACCGAGATAGCGATGGTCACGGCGAACTGTTGATAGAGGCGACCGGTGATGCCAGGGATGAAAGCCGTCGGCACAAAGACGGCGGTAAGGATGAGCGCAATGGCGATGACGGGGCTCGATACCTGCTCCATGGCGGCGTAGGAGGCATCCTTGGGGGACATACCTTCTTCAATGTGCTTCTCGACGGCTTCGACGACGACGATGGCGTCATCGACCACGAGACCGATGGCCAACACCAGTCCGAAGAGCGAGAGCGTGTTGATGCTGAAGCCGAGAACGGGGAAGATGATGAACGTGCCGATGAGCGAAACCGGCACGGACAGCAAAGGGATGAGCGTGGCTCGCCAGCCCTGGAGGAAGATGTAGACGACCAGCATGACCAGGACGAGCGCGATGACCAGCGTGACCAGAATCTCGTGGATGCCGGCACTGACGGCCTTGGTGGTGTCCAGCGGAACCGCGGACACCATGTCGGGTGGGAAGGCTTTGGACAGTTTGGCGAGTTCGGCGCGGACGTCCTTGGCGCACTGCACCGCGTTCGAGCCGGGCAGCTGATAGATTGCCAGGATGGCTGCAGGTTTCCCCTCAAACCGGCCGTTGAGGTTGTAAGTTTGAGCGCCCAATTCGATGCGTGCGACGTCCTTCAGGTGCAGTACGGAGCCGTCGGCGTTGGAGCGAAGAATGATGTTGCCGAACTGCTCCGCGGTGACGAGTCGGCCTTGCGTCCGGACGGTATAGGTGAACTGCTGTCCGCTGGGGATCGGCTCGGCGCCGATCTGTCCGGAAGGGTTTACGGTGTTCTGCGTCTGTAGGGCTTGCGTGATCTGCGGTACAGTGACGCCGAGCTTCGCAAGCTGATCGGGCCGAACCCAGATGCGCAGCGCGTATTGGCCAGCGCCGAAGACCTGCACGCGAGACACGCCTTTCACGCGCGTGATGTCGTCGACCAGGTTGATGTACGCGTAGTTGGCGAGGAATGTCCCATCGTAGGTTGAGTGAGGAGAGGAAACCGACAGGAGCATCAACGGCGACGTCAGCGACTTCTGGACCGTGAGGCCGGCAGTGCTTACCGCAGTCGGCAACTGGCTCTCCGCCTGCGACACGCGGAGTTGCGACAGGATCTGGTCGTTGTCCGCGTTGGTTTTTACGTCGAAGTCCACCGTGAGCTGCATCTGGCCATTGCTGGCGCTGGTGGACTGCATGTAGTTCATGTTATCGACGCCGTTCATCTGTTGCTCGATGGGCGTGGCGACGGCTTGTTCGAGAGTCCTGGCGTCGGCGCCAGGATAGGTTGCCTGGACGAGGATTTCGGGGGGGACGATGTTGGGAAACTGCGCGGTCGGAAGGCTGAGCATCGATACAAATCCGCCAATGACCATCAGGATCGCAATGACCATCGCCACGATGGGGCGACGAATAAAGAATTTCGATATCACTGATTCTCCCCTCGCGGAGCTTGTCCGGCGTTGCTTGCGGTTGCGGTAGTCTCCTGTTGCGGGGCGACCCTGGCACCATCTTTGACCTTGTCGTTGCCTTCGGTGACGAGAACCTCGCCTGCATCGACCCCTTTGGTGATGACGATGTCCTGACCGATCTGAGGACCAAGCTGGACGGTATGCACGTGCGCCACATTGCCCGAGCCCACGATGTAGACCTGGTTCATTCCCTGCAGTTCGGAGACGGCGCGCTGCGGGATGACAACAGCATTCTGAAGCACCTGGGTCTGTGCGCTGATGCGGCCAAACTGGCCCGGCCGCAGCAGATTATTGCGGTTGGGGAACGCCGCTGCAAGGCGAATACTGCCAGTCTGTGAGCTCACCGACCGATCGACAAAGACGATTCGCCCAGACTCCGGAAAAACCTGGTTGTTCGATAACGTGAGCTTGAGCGGAATGGAAGCGCCTGTATCCAGCAGGTCAGCGTGGCCGCTGGAACGGGCCCG
This window contains:
- a CDS encoding CHASE2 domain-containing protein, which produces MPLKDFAKPSVIVVFGLVALWNLLISGGKFLNRQIDPMHPVTKALVDTLRELRDVNLDLQMRLYQPITWRAIPLKNEYVRLVYIDDQAHWNYMYGNIPTDRKQLAKLILHAAQLRTRASVIGIDVELLKPLNPEGDDPRRTQPQDSAAVVQRQTSCRCSQAVLPTVAPAQPCLSLGDAAPGPTAVPYPLDCDTPDLSKWSDNEALAKAIRFATNHGVPVILGSVLYRDLGQKEDDPASQLPPLYSLDDLDPSKCIGPRCTGFGYINLPNDKRQISVTLDVRGPDGRRKAVDSFAYKIAKAAKSSDNILSDPEDATPGAEVFGTFLPELDFAPSRIDFAELANATYKAMSACNGHVVLIGGRWRAEQGRGEPVDQHLSPAGEISGVALHGTYIEALLAHQTSHEWSFWPNVCLDIALGLLIFYAFGNIQNRRRKALWLIIGMISVVLIAWFSMGLFNRYLDFLFPIELYFVHILVEMLGHKHHSPSGDSHVSEHQSDPSI
- a CDS encoding efflux transporter outer membrane subunit translates to MKWKLAPATLIIVAATGCMVGPNYKRPLVNTPAAYRGAPEVIPIGTPLGAEKYTSIFTDPVLQSLIAEALKNNYDVKIAADRVLEQEAEVGITRAGQYPTVSLGGTYDAVALPGGLLSGLGNNSGSSNSNGANSNQGHTKIYTGGLTASVAWNLDFWGYYRRQTEAARAYLRATRWAQQTTYSTLVENVATSYYQLRTLDSELTIAKDELKARKDSLELTHKLETGGSDSLVDVRQAEELAYTAEAQIPDLERQITQQENSLCILLGRAPGPIARGLPIDQAPHPTEVPVGLPSDLLERRPDIRRAEELLVQANANIGVAKAQFFPQLSLSGTGGTSTSQLKGIVESKNLYYYAFGSVSQPIFEGGKLTNNLHYAKAEDQELVDTYRQTIAGALRDVDNALVAYSKTREYREKQEKQTEATRDAVRLARMRYQAGATSYLEVLTNDANLYTSELTLKTAQQQEALSLVQLYNALGGGW
- a CDS encoding efflux RND transporter permease subunit → MSKFFIRRPIVAMVIAILMVIGGFVSMLSLPTAQFPNIVPPEILVQATYPGADARTLEQAVATPIEQQMNGVDNMNYMQSTSASNGQMQLTVDFDVKTNADNDQILSQLRVSQAESQLPTAVSTAGLTVQKSLTSPLMLLSVSSPHSTYDGTFLANYAYINLVDDITRVKGVSRVQVFGAGQYALRIWVRPDQLAKLGVTVPQITQALQTQNTVNPSGQIGAEPIPSGQQFTYTVRTQGRLVTAEQFGNIILRSNADGSVLHLKDVARIELGAQTYNLNGRFEGKPAAILAIYQLPGSNAVQCAKDVRAELAKLSKAFPPDMVSAVPLDTTKAVSAGIHEILVTLVIALVLVMLVVYIFLQGWRATLIPLLSVPVSLIGTFIIFPVLGFSINTLSLFGLVLAIGLVVDDAIVVVEAVEKHIEEGMSPKDASYAAMEQVSSPVIAIALILTAVFVPTAFIPGITGRLYQQFAVTIAISVLFSAFNALTLSPALCALLLKPTDKNAKPGLLGRFFNGFNKLFERATNGYVGLSGWLVRKSIVGIIIILGLSAVVLLLGKGLPGGFLPTEDQGYAFVNLQLPQGASLERTTDAAKSVEDALHQVPGVQSVVSVVGFSLLSQTQSTYNAFFFVTLKDWDARKSKEEQFAVIQTNLSKTLGGVKQGIAFSFAPPAIPGLGTSGGVSMVLEDRSNSTDPNFLTGNLYKFLGALNQRPEIAAAIPTYFPAVPQLYVDVDREKVAQQQVNIGDVYTTLQAFLGGSLVNYFNRFGRQWQTYVEAEGDTRTNIDNIGQFYVTAANGNRVPLSAITTVRRIAGPEFITRYNEHEAASITIVAKPGFSTGQVMKGLEQTFAQTMPDGMAMDYSGLSFQEQQAQKSVPAWVVYAISILLCFLILAAQYESWSLPFGVLLSTPVAIFGAYLALTMRHMENDVYAQIGLVMLIGLSAKNAILIVEFAKDEYENGKSIFESAMGAARLRFRPILMTAFAFILGCVPLWFATGAGGVSRQILGTVVIGGMLAATIIAIFLVPTTFSLAELVAQRLGSSHNAGLDSSHDAGPPEDNSTPHSAPQQVGAA